The proteins below come from a single Bactrocera dorsalis isolate Fly_Bdor chromosome 5, ASM2337382v1, whole genome shotgun sequence genomic window:
- the LOC105223434 gene encoding uncharacterized protein LOC105223434, with product MAASIYATPPPDLSSEDTALSDVSNASSLNNRSSSNSNSNVTTNNNNNTSCNNTTTNNNNTTNSNPVANTQKRSINEVLASSASQASPSNPHTPKQSRSVSPKTSNSGSVTSAAITLEEPVDSTIRDEGTTEDDADMSTTPLADDGAAAAMAAMTAAANAAAMQLQFLEAINDAAKKRRKQNNPSRVGAQAAAAAAAALSLNEGSNGALINAAAEAIMADKNQFGAGSMTPTTLPIDYDDKLSKMFLPKSIEQLKETFELLQQKQQRFGNISPDTGAAGPEESFSSPQLVKPKTEIVSEMKTRSNELVSDECSPKSHQLGEELTNPYQTFCKTCGENFETEFKLGLHMLQEHQNDETEYENTNRGEDEGQQKAELIPYDMLSSVNVKMERPDYEGSTSPPAVSTAGNQIENHGANLLSNGKEPWLNTMPGMGFPFPPEAAAAAALSAGGYLPLLGMPGFPTVDGMNRPPIRIFNPEAYCDLCNKEFCNKYFLKTHRANKHGIYDPAGSAGGEGGANTTSGNMSAMTQMLQLQMQQQQQQQSMQHLQQKQQMALEEAQKQQINSQQANNGASSQQLTPPAPPPVYCDVCSKRFTNVFAMRRHRAKAHDQQRRSPGESAIPTPPPLQSSVPTSKSDTPTPVAQNESKHDLSKISSPTDSEAKQFQMPDGFRQDFTLEQEEVSFTPQPRKLSPQSQQQAREANFSHDKLRRLGVVNPEAFCEICCKEYCNKYFLRTHKWKRHGIFVPPDDLKDEQLQLAQKMAWPFMGLPGMPLNLMMANDKALMAQRMFAAATSSVSTASHIGADDGPQHVAKRIKLEQDDEEVSKANDENQENKCLSGRQSAEQTQQQTGSHSVASTPEPQKILAESYNSGANMPTSPETAVGLQNLQKLQSMIQQLNDLNGKRTMGCHICGRDMENQYALQVHMMTDHAGLLEGSGTLPLNFQQHLFQQQQQMQAQQQQQVLKHSPSGSPGVIPSLSEMRCNQCDRDFANIQEFKQHIAEVHLLPGSPLRDGFATPERPINPNAASMGSRPPYTITPTSSYCEICNKELCNKYFMKTHMQRMHGIEIENGAQIGGVVCNICNKELCSKYFLRVHKQNTHGIVDESAPLPQPRQNGLSFDSQPQQQQQLSSAETDLNRGLNLSPFGSGNSGDSKSDYSNYTEVCVICTRRFRSAKWLRAHLQSDHGTAGIDKLRELEQQYGPLSKSSSPTLKIPNGSANTGSNANNMNTATGTLSNPANLAQALQNLNAQHLLGNMPKNILPGMFGAATEQSHSTPRLQEYQCSICPFTTPYYAFLFIHERSHTLLGGAGDLNATASAQLIPGSGIKDETNNSSETKSKSDSTNTAVTDKPTLLSIAQTNSMTMMECGRIEPTNLSTRSSTPSGSASKSKSTKENQAQRNSKQIEAKEARKEVVTTKSFAHIKLEKTRTIATSPISPATTNSFAQVALNDLAEKCGKVASYAVPKDVTGDGLEDGEPQMQAFVLEIQREREMDTETEAASAAGSAEESSNRFVPAIVYLPVRKRISGPVTVSFNLTPA from the coding sequence ATGGCCGCGTCTATTTATGCCACCCCACCGCCAGACTTAAGCAGCGAGGACACTGCACTTTCAGACGTCTCCAATGCATCCTCGCTAAATAatcgcagcagcagcaatagtaATAGTAATGTaactaccaacaacaacaacaacacaagttGTAACAACACtaccacaaacaacaacaacacaacaaattCGAACCCAGTAGCGAATACACAGAAGCGCTCCATCAATGAAGTTCTAGCAAGCAGTGCGAGCCAAGCGAGCCCATCCAACCCACACACGCCGAAACAGAGTAGAAGCGTGTCCCCAAAAACCTCTAATAGCGGAAGCGTTACAAGTGCCGCAATTACACTGGAGGAGCCCGTTGATAGTACAATACGAGATGAGGGGACAACAGAAGATGACGCCGACATGTCAACGACACCACTCGCCGATGATGGCGCAGCGGCTGCAATGGCAGCTATGACGGCCGCCGCTAATGCAGCAGCCATGCAACTGCAATTCTTGGAGGCAATAAACGATGCTGCGAAAAAACGACGCAAGCAGAATAATCCCAGTAGGGTTGGCGCACAGGCGGCAGCTGCAGCGGCGGCGGCACTAAGTTTAAATGAGGGCAGTAACGGCGCACTAATCAATGCGGCTGCAGAAGCCATAATGGCAGATAAGAACCAATTCGGAGCAGGCAGCATGACACCGACCACACTGCCAATCGATTACGACGACAAGttgtcgaaaatgtttttaccaAAATCAATAGAGCAGTTAAAGGAAACGTTTGAATTGctgcaacaaaagcagcaacgtTTCGGAAACATATCACCAGACACTGGAGCGGCTGGGCCTGAAGAAAGTTTTTCCTCACCACAGTTGGTAAAACCTAAAACAGAGATCGTCTCGGAAATGAAAACAAGAAGTAATGAGCTAGTAAGCGACGAATGCTCACCGAAGTCACACCAACTAGGAGAAGAGCTGACAAATCCTTATCAGACTTTTTGCAAAACATGTGGCGAAAACTTCGAAACCGAATTTAAACTGGGATTGCATATGTTACAAGAACATCAGAATGATGAAACCGAATATGAGAATACTAACCGTGGCGAAGATGAGGGCCAACAAAAGGCAGAACTCATACCATACGACATGCTGTCCTCAGTAAATGTTAAAATGGAACGTCCTGACTATGAGGGTTCCACCTCACCGCCCGCTGTCAGCACAGCCGGAAATCAAATTGAAAACCATGGTGCAAACCTTCTATCTAACGGCAAAGAGCCATGGCTCAACACTATGCCGGGAATGGGATTTCCTTTTCCGCCAGAGGCTGCAGCTGCAGCAGCACTCTCCGCCGGCGGCTATTTGCCCTTATTAGGTATGCCCGGTTTTCCCACGGTTGATGGAATGAATCGTCCGCCGATTCGTATATTCAATCCTGAAGCCTATTGCGATCTTTGCAATAAGGAGTTCTGCAACAAATATTTCCTCAAGACACATAGAGCCAACAAGCATGGCATTTACGATCCAGCTGGTTCTGCTGGTGGCGAGGGTGGAGCCAATACCACCAGCGGAAATATGAGTGCCATGACTCAAATGTTGCAgctacaaatgcaacaacagcaacaacaacaatccaTGCAACATTTACAACAGAAACAGCAAATGGCGTTGGAAGAAGCACagaaacaacaaattaattcaCAACAAGCCAACAACGGAGCATCGTCTCAACAACTGACTCCACCTGCACCGCCGCCTGTGTACTGCGACGTTTGCTCAAAACGTTTCACCAATGTATTCGCTATGCGCCGTCATCGCGCCAAAGCACACGATCAGCAGCGCAGAAGCCCCGGCGAATCAGCAATTCCCACACCGCCGCCACTGCAGTCAAGCGTGCCAACATCGAAATCGGACACACCGACCCCAGTTGCTCAAAATGAATCGAAACATGATTTGTCTAAAATAAGTTCACCAACAGATTCCGAAGCTAAGCAATTTCAAATGCCCGATGGCTTCCGACAGGATTTCACTCTTGAACAAGAAGAAGTGTCTTTCACACCACAACCGCGAAAGCTTTCGCCACAATCGCAACAGCAGGCACGCGAAGCCAATTTCTCACACGATAAATTGCGTCGTTTGGGTGTGGTGAATCCGGAAGCATTTTGTGAAATCTGTTGCAAGGAATATTGCAACAAGTACTTCCTGCGTACACATAAATGGAAGCGGCACGGCATATTCGTACCTCCAGATGATCTTAAAGACGAACAGCTTCAGCTTGCTCAAAAGATGGCATGGCCTTTTATGGGTCTACCGGGTATGCCGTTAAATTTGATGATGGCCAATGACAAAGCGCTCATGGCTCAACGCATGTTCGCCGCCGCCACTTCCTCCGTTTCCACTGCGTCCCATATTGGCGCCGACGATGGTCCTCAGCATGTAGCTAAACGCATTAAGCTTGAACAAGACGATGAAGAGGTTTCAAAAGCAAATGATGAAAACCaggaaaacaaatgtttatccGGTCGTCAGTCTGCtgaacaaacacaacaacaaacgggTTCGCACAGTGTGGCTTCTACTCCAGAACCGCAAAAGATTTTAGCGGAATCCTATAATTCGGGTGCCAATATGCCAACTAGTCCTGAGACCGCTGTTGGCCTGCAAAATCTACAAAAACTGCAATCTATGATACAACAACTAAACGACTTGAATGGCAAACGTACGATGGGCTGTCACATCTGTGGCCGCGACATGGAGAACCAATATGCACTACAAGTTCATATGATGACCGACCATGCCGGCCTGTTGGAAGGTAGCGGCACACTACCACTTAACTTTCAGCAGCATCTCttccagcaacagcaacaaatgcaagcacagcagcaacaacaagtgctCAAGCATTCGCCCTCAGGTTCCCCTGGCGTTATACCATCGCTCAGCGAAATGCGCTGCAATCAGTGCGATCGTGACTTTGCCAACATACAAGAATTCAAACAACATATCGCCGAAGTTCATCTATTACCCGGAAGTCCACTGCGGGACGGTTTTGCCACACCCGAGCGTCCCATAAACCCGAACGCTGCATCTATGGGCTCACGTCCACCCTACACCATAACGCCGACTAGCAGCTATTGCGAAATTTGCAACAAAGAACTGTGCAACAAATATTTCATGAAGACACATATGCAACGTATGCACGGCATTGAAATCGAGAACGGCGCACAAATCGGTGGCGTTGTCTGCAACATTTGCAACAAGGAGCTCTGCAGCAAATACTTTTTGCGtgtacacaaacaaaacacGCACGGCATTGTCGACGAGAGCGCCCCATTGCCACAACCTCGGCAAAATGGGCTGAGCTTTGATtcgcaaccacaacaacaacagcaactatcATCCGCAGAAACCGATCTCAACCGCGGTCTCAACCTGAGTCCCTTCGGTAGCGGCAATTCCGGTGACTCCAAATCGGATTACTCCAACTACACAGAGGTTTGTGTGATTTGTACACGTCGATTCCGCAGCGCAAAGTGGCTGCGTGCACATTTGCAAAGCGACCATGGCACAGCAGGTATCGACAAACTGCGCGAACTGGAACAACAATACGGTCCTTTAAGCAAGTCCTCCAGCCCTACGCTCAAAATTCCAAATGGCTCAGCTAATACAGGTTCGAATGCAAACAATATGAATACTGCCACTGGAACATTGTCAAACCCAGCGAATCTTGCTCAAGCATTGCAAAACCTCAATGCACAGCATCTGCTCGGTAACATGCCCAAGAATATCTTGCCAGGCATGTTTGGAGCGGCAACAGAACAATCGCACTCTACACCACGTTTGCAAGAATACCAATGTTCCATTTGTCCCTTCACCACTCCATACTATGCATTCCTCTTCATACACGAACGTTCGCACACGCTGCTCGGTGGTGCTGGAGATTTGAACGCAACTGCCTCAGCGCAATTAATACCCGGTAGTGGCATTAAAGACGAAACAAACAACAGTAGTGAGACCAAATCGAAGTCAGACTCCACCAATACAGCAGTGACGGACAAGCCCACTTTACTGTCAATAGCACAGACCAATAGCATGACAATGATGGAATGCGGACGCATCGAACCTACTAATCTGTCTACACGATCAAGCACACCATCTGGCAGCGCAAGTAAATCAAAATCAACTAAAGAGAATCAGGCACAACGCAACTCCAAGCAAATAGAAGCAAAGGAGGCCCGCAAGGAGGTTGTAACTACCAAGTCCTTCGCGCACATCAAGTTGGAGAAAACACGCACAATTGCGACCTCACCCATATCCCCAGCCACCACTAACAGCTTCGCGCAGGTCGCGCTCAATGATTTAGCTGAAAAATGTGGAAAGGTGGCATCATATGCGGTGCCGAAGGACGTGACAGGCGACGGTCTGGAGGATGGTGAACCGCAAATGCAAGCTTTTGTGTTGGAAATCCAGCGTGAGCGTGAAATGGACACGGAGACGGAGGCTGCCAGCGCTGCAGGTAGTGCTGAGGAGTCCAGTAACAGGTTTGTGCCAGCTATAGTTTATTTGCCCGTTAGAAAACGCATCTCAGGGCCTGTAACGGTGTCCTTCAACTTGACACCAGCCTAG